In Macadamia integrifolia cultivar HAES 741 chromosome 12, SCU_Mint_v3, whole genome shotgun sequence, the following are encoded in one genomic region:
- the LOC122058126 gene encoding auxin response factor 18-like — translation MITFTDSKKESMADTEKCLDSQLWHACAGGMVQMPPVNSKVYYFPQGQAEHAYGNVDFGNSQRIPPFILCRVAAVKFMADPETDEVYAKMRLVPIRNNEAGYDDDGVLGSNGSELQEKPASFAKTLTQSDANNGGGFSVPRYCAETIFPRLDYSADPPVQTVLAKDVHGEIWKFRHIYRGTPRRHLLTTGWSTFVNQKKLVAGDSIVFLRTENGDLCVGIRRAKRGVGDGPDSPSGWNPAAGNCISPYGSFSVFLREDDNKLMRNPNSGSANSNGGWRARGRFRAESVIEAANLAAKGQSFEVVYYPRASTPEFCVKASAVKAAMRIQWCAGMRFKMAFETEDSSRISWFMGTISAVQVADPIRWPNSPWRLLQVTWDEPDLLQNVKRVSPWLVELVSNMPAIQFSPFSPARKKLRLPQHPDFPLDGQVPIPSFSGNPLGSSSPLCCLSDSTTAGIQGARHAQFGISLSDLHLNKLQSGLFSAGFHRFDHATPPSRISNSLVVAKSNGSDNVSCLLTMGSSVAQTSKKSDDGKTPQFLLFGQPILTEQQISLSGSGDTVSQGLTGNSSSDGNQEKVTNFSDGSGAAHNQRGNSCEGIPWYKDRPTMELGLETGHCKVFMESEDVGRTLDLSVLGSYEELYRRLANMFSIEKSETLSHVLYRDATGAVKHTGDEPFSEFIKTARRLTILMDSGSDNIGRTWVTGLRTAENGLSSSPNKMGPLSIFA, via the exons ATGATCACATTTACGGATTCGAAGAAAGAATCAATGGCGGATACCGAGAAATGCCTAGATTCTCAACTCTGGCATGCCTGCGCGGGAGGGATGGTGCAGATGCCTCCGGTTAACTCAAAGGTCTACTACTTCCCTCAGGGTCAGGCGGAGCATGCTTATGGAAACGTCGATTTTGGGAATTCGCAAAGGATTCCACCTTTCATCCTCTGCCGAGTCGCTGCAGTGAAGTTCATGGCAGATCCAGAGACGGACGAAGTGTATGCGAAGATGAGATTGGTTCCCATTAGGAACAACGAAGCTGGCTACGACGATGATGGGGTTCTGGGAAGCAACGGCTCTGAGCTCCAAGAGAAGCCCGCGTCGTTTGCCAAGACCTTGACACAATCAGATGCTAATAATGGTGGAGGTTTTTCTGTTCCTCGTTATTGTGCAGAAACAATTTTCCCCCGCCTGGACTATTCGGCCGATCCCCCTGTTCAGACTGTCCTTGCCAAGGATGTCCATGGTGAGATTTGGAAGTTCCGGCATATATATAGGGGAACCCCACGCCGTCACCTCCTGACGACGGGGTGGAGCACTTTCGTGAACCAGAAGAAGCTCGTTGCTGGGGATTCAATTGTCTTCTTAAGAACAGAGAATGGGGACCTCTGTGTCGGAATCCGGCGAGCAAAGAGAGGGGTTGGTGATGGTCCGGATTCACCATCTGGATGGAACCCGGCTGCTGGAAACTGTATCTCACCATACGGGAGTTTCTCTGTCTTCCTAAGAGAGGATGATAACAAGCTTATGAGGAACCCCAATAGTGGTAGTGCAAACTCGAATGGTGGTTGGAGGGCAAGGGGAAGGTTTAGGGCTGAGTCTGTCATTGAGGCTGCAAATCTTGCTGCCAAAGGGCAATCCTTTGAAGTTGTTTACTACCCAAGAGCCAGCACCCCGGAGTTTTGCGTGAAGGCCTCTGCTGTGAAGGCGGCAATGCGAATCCAGTGGTGTGCAGGGATGAGGTTCAAGATGGCATTTGAGACGGAGGATTCTTCACGGATAAGCTGGTTCATGGGAACAATATCTGCCGTTCAGGTTGCTGATCCCATCCGGTGGCCTAATTCACCCTGGAGACTTCTCCAG GTAACTTGGGATGAACCGGATTTGCTGCAAAATGTGAAGCGCGTCAGCCCATGGCTGGTTGAATTGGTATCAAACATGCCTGCCATCCAATTCTCTCCCTTTTCACCCGCAAGGAAGAAATTGCGGCTCCCACAACATCCAGATTTTCCCCTCGACGGCCAAGTTCCTATTCCGTCATTTTCAGGCAACCCCCTTGGATCCAGCAGCCCCTTGTGTTGTCTATCGGACAGCACAACTGCAGGCATACAGGGAGCCAGGCATGCTCAATTTGGTATATCCCTTTCAGATCTCCACCTAAACAAACTGCAGTCGGGTCTGTTTTCAGCTGGTTTCCACCGGTTTGATCATGCTACCCCACCATCAAGAATATCCAACAGCCTTGTTGTGGCCAAGTCTAATGGCAGTGACAATGTGTCATGCTTGCTTACCATGGGAAGTTCTGTTGCCCAGACTTCGAAAAAATCAGATGATGGAAAGACACCCCAGTTCTTGCTCTTTGGACAACCTATACTCACTGAGCAGCAGATCTCTCTTAGCGGCTCCGGTGATACAGTATCACAGGGACTTACGGGGAACAGTTCGTCTGATGGGAATCAGGAGAAGGTGACAAACTTCTCAGATGGTTCTGGAGCTGCACATAATCAACGTGGTAACTCATGTGAAGGGATTCCGTGGTACAAGGACCGGCCAACAATGGAGCTTGGTTTGGAGACCGGTCACTGTAAGGTGTTTATGGAATCAGAAGATGTGGGCAGGACTCTTGACCTCTCAGTTCTTGGGTCATATGAAGAGCTATACAGGAGGCTGGCCAACATGTTTAGCATAGAGAAGTCGGAAACGCTGAGCCATGTGCTCTACCGGGATGCAACAGGTGCAGTCAAACACACCGGAGACGAACCATTCAG TGAGTTCATTAAAACCGCAAGAAGGCTGACAATTCTAATGGATTCTGGCAGTGACAATATAGGAAG GACATGGGTCACAGGGTTGCGGACTGCTGAAAATGGACTTAGTAGCTCTCCTAATAAGATGGGCCCTCTAAGCATATTTGCTTAA